In Lates calcarifer isolate ASB-BC8 linkage group LG21, TLL_Latcal_v3, whole genome shotgun sequence, a single window of DNA contains:
- the LOC108872686 gene encoding DCN1-like protein 5 has product MESTPPETPATTEIPVQEKQVELICQTESEKTVIKDNLCHLADISTVSETLDKLSLLDLNGQGSRKYTAQLVKPIKGSVMPVKKKRKLPDSDDHERKCKITSFTRPQIRGARPISEKPFSSKKCLAWFHEYAGPDKVVGPEAMEKFCEDIGVEPENIIMLVLAWHLEAANMGFFTKEEWLQGMTLLQCDCTERLQSKLDYLRSELNDSVVFKNIYRYAFDFARDKDQRSLDMDTAKSMLALLLGRTWPLFPVFHQFLEQSKYKGMNKDQWYNVLEFSRTINTDLSNYDEDGAWPVLLDEFVEWQKAWSAS; this is encoded by the exons ATGGAG TCCACTCCCCCGGAAACGCCGGCAACTACCGAAATCCCGGTACAGGAGAAGCAGGTGGAGCTGATTTGTCAGACGGAGAGTGAGAAAACTGTGATAAA GGACAACCTGTGCCACTTGGCAGACATCAGTACAGTATCAGAAACGCTGGATAAGCTA aGTCTACTAGATTTGAATGGACAAGGCAGCAGGAAGTACACAG CCCAGCTAGTGAAGCCCATCAAAGGTTCAGTGATGCCTGTGAAGAAGAAGCGAAAGCTCCCTGATTCAGATGATCATGAGCGCAAATGTAAAATTACAAG TTTCACCCGACCTCAGATCCGTGGTGCAAGGCCGATCAGCGAGAAGCCATTTTCCAGTAAGAAGTGCCTGGCCTGGTTCCATGAGTACGCTGGCCCCGACAAGGTGGTCGGTCCAGAGGCCATGGAGAAGTTCTGTGAAGACATTGGTGTGGAACCAGAGAAT ATTATCATGTTAGTTTTAGCCTGGCATCTTGAGGCAGCAAATATGGGGTTCTTCACAAAAGAGGAGTGGCTCCAAGGAATGACGTTATTACA GTGTGACtgcacagagaggttacagagCAAACTGGATTACCTGCGCAGTGAGCTCAACGACTCTGTAGTCTTCAAAAACATCTACAGATATGCCTTTGACTTCGCCAGA GATAAAGACCAGAGGAGTTTGGACATGGACACAGCTAAATCAATGCTGGCTTTACTGCTGGGGAGAACATGGCCCCTCTTCCCAGTCTTCCACCAGTTCCTGGAG CAGTCTAAGTACAAGGGCATGAATAAGGACCAGTGGTATAACGTTCTGGAGTTCAGCAGGACCATCAACACAGACCTCAGTAACTATGATGAAGATGGAGCTT